Proteins encoded in a region of the Variovorax sp. PAMC 28711 genome:
- a CDS encoding AbrB/MazE/SpoVT family DNA-binding domain-containing protein yields the protein MIHTHTKLTSQGQVSVPASVRRALGLTPGSTLEWTEEQGRIVVKRAARHNSQAVHDALFPEGAAMPAAKSLDELKQGIRQRMKRRHAGD from the coding sequence ATGATTCACACCCACACCAAACTCACCTCGCAAGGGCAGGTGTCGGTGCCGGCCTCGGTGCGCCGCGCCCTCGGGCTCACGCCCGGCTCCACGCTGGAATGGACCGAGGAGCAGGGCCGCATCGTGGTGAAGCGGGCTGCGCGCCACAATTCGCAAGCGGTGCATGACGCGCTTTTTCCGGAAGGCGCCGCGATGCCCGCCGCGAAGTCGCTCGACGAGCTCAAGCAAGGCATCCGTCAACGCATGAAGCGCCGCCATGCGGGCGATTGA
- a CDS encoding efflux RND transporter periplasmic adaptor subunit: MMRSTGHPRARRAQLQAARVTLERYRTLLTQDSIARQDVDTQGALVKQLEGTVITDKASEATAKLNLDYTRVTAPVTGRIGLRTVDPGNYVAAGATTGIAVITQMNPIDIQFTLPQDRIPEIQARMASKAKLEVTALDRNRTATLDTGVFSTLDNVVDVTTGTVKAKARFANDKLALFPSQFVNVKLLLRTIDGAVVVPVTALRTSGTGNYVYVINEDRTVSQRAVKRGDSTVESVVITEGLKDGERVVTEGGDRLKDGSRVQLPTDVPAAGGRAGGRRQGASAPRGAASAPGAMPATEPAARGTATPEGAPTNPGVEKPVPTAEQRQRMGERRREGGGPSQ, encoded by the coding sequence ATGATGCGCAGCACAGGGCACCCGCGTGCGCGACGAGCGCAATTGCAGGCCGCGCGCGTCACGCTGGAGCGCTACCGCACGCTGCTCACGCAAGATTCGATCGCGCGGCAAGACGTGGACACGCAAGGCGCCCTGGTCAAGCAGCTCGAGGGCACCGTCATCACCGACAAGGCCTCCGAGGCCACTGCGAAGCTCAACCTCGACTACACGCGCGTGACTGCGCCCGTCACCGGCCGCATCGGCCTGCGCACGGTCGACCCCGGCAACTACGTGGCCGCCGGTGCGACCACCGGCATTGCGGTCATCACGCAGATGAACCCGATCGACATCCAGTTCACGCTGCCGCAAGACCGCATCCCCGAAATCCAGGCCCGCATGGCGTCGAAGGCGAAGCTCGAAGTGACGGCACTCGACCGCAACCGCACCGCCACGCTCGACACCGGCGTGTTCTCCACGCTCGACAACGTGGTCGACGTGACCACCGGCACCGTGAAAGCCAAGGCGCGCTTCGCCAACGACAAGCTCGCACTGTTCCCGAGCCAGTTCGTCAACGTGAAGCTGCTGCTGCGCACCATCGATGGCGCCGTGGTGGTGCCGGTCACCGCGCTTCGCACATCGGGCACCGGCAACTACGTCTATGTGATCAACGAAGACCGGACCGTGTCGCAACGCGCGGTGAAGCGGGGTGATTCGACGGTCGAATCGGTGGTCATCACCGAGGGGCTGAAAGACGGCGAACGCGTGGTGACCGAAGGCGGCGACCGCCTCAAAGATGGCTCGCGCGTGCAGTTGCCGACAGACGTTCCCGCAGCGGGCGGACGCGCCGGCGGACGGCGCCAGGGCGCTTCGGCGCCGCGCGGCGCCGCATCGGCCCCGGGCGCCATGCCGGCGACGGAACCTGCCGCGCGCGGCACCGCGACGCCCGAAGGCGCGCCCACCAATCCGGGCGTCGAAAAGCCCGTGCCCACGGCCGAGCAACGCCAGCGCATGGGCGAGCGTCGCCGTGAAGGCGGCGGCCCGTCGCAATGA
- a CDS encoding glutamine--tRNA ligase/YqeY domain fusion protein, translated as MTSPAPKDGAKTPKSAAAPAPVTPSNFLRHVIEKDLETGAYAARQWGGSPGDAQHHAQGMADPAKVRMRFPPEPNGYLHIGHAKSIWLNFEMAKEYGGVCHLRFDDTNPEKEEQEYVDAIRDAVEWLGYETYLADRPSAPGTLQPHEYFASAYFDFMYRAAEHLISAGLAYVDEQSADEMRVNRGDFNTPGKDSPFRARSVEDNLARFRAMRDGQLEDGAAILRAKIDMASPNINLRDPALYRIRRATHHNTGDTWCIYPMYTFAHPIEDALEQITHSICTLEFEDQRPFYDWLLDRLAEGGLIASPHPRQYEFARLNVTHVITSKRKLRQLVEEGHVDGWDDPRMPTLAGLRRRGYTPDALKLFCERSGVTKSGGWIDYASLEAALRDTLDPIAPRAMAVLDPVKLVITNWGELMGGDDVLDDCTAPLNPRDPDAGLRHFKIGREVWIESTDYEDVQPKGFFRLFPGNKVRLKYGHTIECTGATRDADGKLLEVQATLVPDTKSGTPGADAVKVKGNITWVAVADALPAEVRLYERLFAAEKPGNGELLDELNRDSLTTCAGFVEPSLAGATASGAGFQFERHGYFVIDAKATGAGGTRVFNRAAGMRDGWGK; from the coding sequence ATGACCTCTCCTGCTCCCAAAGACGGCGCCAAGACGCCCAAATCCGCGGCCGCTCCCGCACCTGTCACACCCAGCAATTTTCTCCGCCACGTCATCGAGAAAGACCTCGAAACCGGCGCCTACGCCGCCCGCCAGTGGGGCGGCTCGCCCGGCGACGCGCAGCACCACGCCCAGGGCATGGCCGACCCCGCCAAAGTGCGCATGCGCTTCCCGCCCGAGCCCAACGGCTACCTGCACATCGGCCACGCCAAGAGCATCTGGCTCAACTTCGAGATGGCGAAGGAATACGGCGGCGTGTGCCACCTGCGCTTCGACGACACCAACCCGGAGAAAGAAGAGCAGGAATACGTCGACGCCATCCGCGACGCCGTCGAATGGCTCGGCTACGAGACTTATCTGGCCGACCGCCCGAGCGCGCCCGGCACGCTGCAGCCGCACGAGTACTTCGCGAGCGCCTACTTCGACTTCATGTACCGCGCGGCGGAGCACCTGATTTCGGCCGGCCTCGCCTACGTCGACGAGCAAAGCGCAGACGAAATGCGCGTGAACCGCGGTGACTTCAACACGCCCGGAAAAGACAGCCCGTTTCGCGCCCGCAGCGTCGAAGACAACCTCGCCCGCTTCCGCGCCATGCGCGACGGCCAGCTCGAAGACGGCGCCGCCATCCTGCGCGCCAAGATCGACATGGCGAGCCCCAACATCAACCTGCGCGACCCGGCGCTCTACCGCATCCGCCGGGCCACGCACCACAACACGGGCGACACCTGGTGCATCTACCCGATGTACACCTTCGCGCATCCGATCGAAGACGCGCTGGAGCAGATCACCCATTCCATCTGCACGCTCGAATTCGAAGACCAGCGCCCGTTCTACGACTGGCTGCTCGATCGCCTGGCCGAAGGCGGCCTCATCGCCAGCCCACACCCGCGCCAATACGAGTTCGCGCGCCTGAACGTCACGCACGTCATCACCAGCAAGCGCAAGCTGCGCCAGCTGGTCGAAGAAGGCCACGTCGACGGCTGGGACGACCCGCGCATGCCCACCCTCGCCGGCCTGCGCCGCCGCGGCTACACGCCCGACGCGCTCAAGCTCTTTTGCGAACGCAGCGGCGTGACCAAGTCCGGCGGCTGGATCGACTACGCCAGCCTCGAAGCCGCCCTGCGCGACACGCTCGACCCCATCGCGCCGCGCGCCATGGCCGTGCTCGACCCGGTCAAGCTCGTCATCACCAACTGGGGCGAGTTGATGGGCGGCGACGACGTGCTCGACGACTGCACCGCGCCCCTCAACCCGCGCGACCCCGACGCCGGCCTGCGCCACTTCAAGATCGGCCGCGAGGTGTGGATCGAAAGCACCGACTACGAAGACGTCCAGCCCAAGGGCTTCTTCCGCCTGTTCCCCGGCAACAAGGTGCGCCTGAAATACGGCCACACCATCGAATGCACCGGCGCCACGCGCGATGCCGACGGCAAGCTGCTCGAAGTGCAAGCCACGCTGGTGCCCGACACCAAGAGCGGCACGCCTGGCGCCGACGCGGTGAAGGTGAAGGGGAACATCACCTGGGTGGCGGTGGCGGATGCGCTGCCTGCGGAGGTGCGCTTGTATGAGCGGTTGTTCGCGGCGGAGAAGCCGGGGAATGGGGAACTGCTTGACGAACTGAACCGGGACAGCTTGACGACGTGTGCGGGGTTTGTGGAGCCGTCACTGGCCGGTGCGACGGCCAGCGGCGCAGGGTTTCAGTTCGAGCGGCATGGGTACTTTGTAATTGACGCGAAGGCTACCGGTGCGGGCGGGACGCGTGTGTTCAATCGGGCTGCGGGGATGCGGGATGGGTGGGGGAAATAA
- a CDS encoding sensor histidine kinase: MSLSDATRIKIFDVLRHAVITMAFCCVIAVALAVSGRGRWDVQMVYSLSIGLVSFAVIDGGWWLIARGEGKFWNRGWHGAALVVLGTSVGFVVGTRIGDAYSGESTWQLLSFAPSKFLSIVVISLIATVVVAYFFFSRGTARALEAQVAIAERDASEAKLRLLETQLEPHMLFNTLANLRALIQLDPPRAIAMLDHLNNYLRVTLAGSRALSHPLSAEFARLGDFLELMSIRMGPRLRYTLDLPDDLRDVPVPPLLLQPLVENAIRHGLEPQVEGGEITVRARRDTGPDGETRITIEVNDTGVGLGAAPASDGSSFGVAQVRERLAATFGSRSAMNLVASPVGGTSATVTFPL, translated from the coding sequence ATGAGTCTGTCCGACGCGACCCGTATCAAGATCTTCGATGTGCTTCGGCACGCGGTGATCACCATGGCGTTCTGCTGCGTCATCGCGGTCGCGCTCGCGGTGTCGGGGCGCGGTCGGTGGGACGTGCAGATGGTGTATTCGCTGTCGATCGGGTTGGTCAGCTTCGCGGTGATCGACGGAGGCTGGTGGCTCATCGCACGCGGCGAAGGCAAGTTCTGGAACCGGGGCTGGCACGGCGCGGCGCTGGTGGTGTTGGGCACCAGCGTCGGCTTCGTCGTCGGCACCCGCATCGGCGACGCGTACAGTGGCGAATCCACCTGGCAGCTGTTGTCGTTCGCGCCCTCGAAGTTCCTGTCGATCGTGGTGATCTCGCTGATCGCGACCGTCGTGGTCGCGTACTTCTTCTTCAGCCGCGGTACCGCCCGTGCGCTCGAAGCACAGGTGGCCATTGCCGAGCGCGACGCCAGCGAAGCCAAACTCAGACTGCTCGAAACGCAGCTCGAGCCGCACATGCTCTTCAACACGCTCGCCAATTTGCGGGCGCTCATCCAGCTCGATCCGCCGCGCGCGATCGCCATGCTCGACCACCTCAACAACTACCTGCGGGTGACGCTGGCCGGCTCGCGCGCCTTGTCGCATCCGCTGTCGGCCGAGTTCGCGCGGCTCGGCGATTTCCTGGAACTCATGTCGATCCGCATGGGCCCGCGGCTGCGCTACACGCTCGACCTGCCCGACGACCTGCGCGACGTGCCGGTGCCGCCGCTGCTGCTGCAGCCGCTGGTCGAGAACGCGATCCGCCACGGCCTAGAGCCGCAGGTGGAAGGCGGCGAGATCACCGTGCGCGCGAGGCGGGACACCGGCCCCGACGGCGAGACCCGGATCACGATCGAGGTGAACGACACCGGGGTCGGCCTGGGTGCAGCGCCTGCATCCGACGGCAGCAGCTTCGGCGTGGCACAGGTGCGGGAGCGCCTCGCGGCGACCTTCGGCAGTCGAAGTGCCATGAATTTAGTGGCATCTCCTGTAGGCGGGACAAGCGCTACGGTCACTTTTCCTCTGTGA
- a CDS encoding LytR/AlgR family response regulator transcription factor, with amino-acid sequence MHATALIAEDEPLLAQALRAELAAAWPELEIVALVGDGRSAVREALDRLPQVLFFDIRMPGLDGLGAAAELAESWPAEEAPMPQLVFVTAYDEYAARAFEAQALDYVLKPVQAERLRKTVGRLQQALATQAPVTSNALPAPAALEQTLAQWRQLLAAAGSGAPLAPAAALLKFIAASDTGGSTVHMVPIDAVLYFEAADKYVRVLTAGHEYLIRTPLKQLMPQLDANTFWQVHRAVVVRSDAIESVQRDEGGKLHLALRGRGERIAVSRLYAHLFRAM; translated from the coding sequence ATGCACGCCACCGCACTCATCGCCGAAGACGAACCGCTGCTCGCGCAGGCGCTGCGTGCCGAGCTCGCGGCCGCGTGGCCCGAACTGGAAATCGTCGCGCTCGTCGGCGACGGCCGCAGCGCCGTGCGCGAGGCGCTCGACCGGCTGCCGCAGGTGCTGTTCTTCGACATCCGCATGCCCGGCCTCGACGGCCTCGGCGCCGCGGCCGAGTTGGCCGAAAGCTGGCCAGCCGAAGAGGCGCCGATGCCGCAGCTCGTCTTCGTGACGGCCTACGACGAATACGCAGCGCGCGCCTTCGAGGCGCAGGCGCTCGACTACGTGCTCAAGCCCGTGCAGGCCGAGCGCTTGCGCAAGACGGTCGGGCGGCTCCAGCAAGCCCTCGCAACGCAAGCACCCGTGACGTCGAACGCCCTGCCCGCACCGGCCGCGTTGGAACAGACGCTCGCCCAGTGGCGCCAGTTGCTTGCCGCCGCCGGCAGCGGTGCGCCGCTCGCCCCGGCAGCCGCGCTGCTCAAGTTCATCGCCGCCAGCGACACCGGCGGCAGCACCGTCCACATGGTGCCGATCGACGCGGTGCTGTATTTCGAGGCGGCCGACAAATATGTGCGCGTGCTCACCGCCGGGCACGAATACCTGATCCGCACGCCGCTCAAGCAGCTCATGCCGCAGCTCGACGCCAACACCTTCTGGCAGGTGCACCGCGCGGTGGTGGTGCGCAGCGATGCGATCGAATCGGTGCAGCGCGACGAGGGCGGCAAGCTGCACCTGGCGCTGCGCGGGCGCGGCGAGCGCATTGCGGTCAGCCGGCTCTACGCCCACCTGTTTCGTGCGATGTGA
- a CDS encoding 2TM domain-containing protein, with product MNVNVNDTARIDRLARRRARAKLGFFSHATVYAVVNLGLVGLSAANGQMWAVYPLLGWGIGLMAHGLSVWMLPPGGDLLNRMVERERIKLAGAKADLW from the coding sequence ATGAACGTCAACGTCAACGACACCGCCCGCATCGACCGCCTCGCACGCCGCCGCGCCAGGGCCAAGCTCGGCTTCTTCAGCCACGCGACGGTGTATGCAGTCGTCAACCTGGGCCTGGTCGGCCTGTCGGCGGCCAACGGCCAGATGTGGGCGGTGTATCCGCTGCTCGGCTGGGGCATCGGCCTGATGGCGCACGGCCTCTCGGTCTGGATGCTGCCGCCAGGCGGCGACCTGTTGAACCGCATGGTCGAGCGCGAACGCATCAAGCTGGCCGGCGCCAAGGCCGACCTCTGGTGA
- a CDS encoding efflux RND transporter permease subunit has protein sequence MNLSRPFVERPIATVLLTIGIALAGIAAFFVLPVAPLPRVDYPAISVSASLPGASPDTMASSVATPLERRLGTIAGVNEMTSNSSTGSARVSLQFDLNRNIDGAAREVQAAINAARVDLPATLKSNPTYRKANPASSPVIILALTSKTKTPGQIYDAVSNIVSQRISQVNGVGDVEIGGGSLPAVRVELLPFALNKYGISTEDVRAAIQASNANRPKGAIEGEGRRLQIYTPAPARRAAEYRSMVIAWRNQAAVRLSDVATVSDGVENRRTLGLFNGDPAIIVLITREPSANIIETVDGVRALLPELRAQLPPDIELQVASDSTNSIRASLHEVEITLMISVVLVVLVVGLFLRRARATIVPAVATVVSLLGTFGVMYLLGFSLNNLSLMALTVATGFVVDDAIVVLENTMRHIEAGMDRVEAALQGAREVGFTVLSISLSLVAVFIPLLFMDGQVGRLFREFAVTLSAAVLISLVISLTTTPMMCALLLRREPVLPEGTPPKRHAWPVRWAEAGYDFTLRGYERSLDWALASKALVMMILVVVIGLNYYLFTKVPKGFFPQQDNGQLNGGLRADQSISSEALGNKLREAVDIIRKDPAVDTVVGFAGGSRAGGGFMFVNLKPVNQRDVTSPQVIARLRPQLDRLTGLRVFLGQVQDLRMGGRSSNSTYQYTIKSDNIKDLRLWVGKLTDRMKQRPELTDIDSDQSDNGVESYITVDRDRASQLGLTSAAIDSSLYNAFGQRSVATIYDELNQYSVIMEWAPRFAQGPVVLNDLYLPSNPTATSGTVLTTTSANPGLRGASTGAPLTTSATTMVPLGTLAKVSERAIPTSISHDGGELSSTISFDLAPGVAIGDARTLIEQATADIAMPINVRGSFSGTAASAQASQGQQAFLIVAAIVVIYIVLGVLYESLIHPITVLTTLPSAGVGAVLALMLFRMDFSIIALIGVFLLIGIVKKNAIMIIDFALDAERARGLSAAEAVREACMLRFRPILMTTMAAALGALPLAVGFGQGAELRQPLGVAIIGGLIASQLLTLLTTPVVYVLMDKLRRPTSNEKHLSRAAGAQA, from the coding sequence GTGAATCTTTCCCGTCCCTTCGTCGAGCGCCCGATCGCGACGGTCCTGCTGACCATCGGCATCGCTCTGGCGGGCATTGCCGCGTTCTTCGTCTTGCCTGTCGCGCCGCTGCCCAGGGTCGACTACCCGGCGATCTCGGTGAGCGCCAGCCTGCCCGGCGCCAGCCCGGACACGATGGCGAGCAGCGTGGCGACGCCGCTGGAGCGGCGGCTCGGCACCATTGCGGGCGTCAACGAGATGACGTCGAACAGCTCCACCGGCTCGGCCCGCGTGAGCTTGCAATTCGACCTCAACCGCAACATCGACGGCGCAGCGCGCGAGGTGCAGGCCGCCATCAACGCGGCGCGCGTCGACCTGCCGGCCACGCTCAAGAGCAATCCGACTTACCGCAAGGCGAACCCCGCGTCGTCGCCGGTCATCATCCTGGCGCTGACGTCCAAGACCAAGACGCCGGGGCAGATTTACGACGCGGTGTCGAACATCGTGAGCCAGCGCATTTCGCAGGTGAACGGCGTGGGCGACGTGGAAATCGGCGGCGGCTCGCTGCCGGCGGTGCGCGTCGAGCTGCTGCCGTTCGCGCTCAACAAGTACGGCATCAGCACCGAAGACGTGCGCGCGGCCATCCAGGCGAGCAACGCGAACCGGCCCAAGGGCGCGATCGAAGGCGAAGGCCGGCGCCTGCAGATCTACACCCCGGCTCCGGCGCGTCGTGCAGCCGAATACCGCTCGATGGTCATCGCGTGGCGCAACCAGGCGGCCGTGCGGCTGTCGGACGTGGCCACGGTCTCGGATGGCGTGGAAAACCGCCGCACGCTCGGCCTCTTCAACGGCGATCCGGCCATCATCGTGCTCATCACGCGCGAGCCGAGCGCCAACATCATCGAGACGGTCGACGGCGTGCGCGCGCTGCTGCCCGAACTGCGTGCGCAGCTGCCGCCCGACATCGAGCTGCAGGTCGCCTCCGACAGTACCAATTCCATTCGCGCTTCGCTGCACGAGGTCGAGATCACGCTGATGATTTCGGTCGTGCTGGTGGTGCTTGTCGTCGGCCTGTTCCTGCGCCGCGCGCGCGCCACCATCGTGCCGGCCGTGGCCACCGTGGTGTCGCTGCTCGGCACCTTCGGCGTGATGTACCTGCTGGGGTTCAGCCTCAACAACCTGAGCCTGATGGCCCTAACCGTCGCGACCGGCTTCGTGGTGGACGACGCGATCGTGGTGCTCGAAAACACGATGCGCCATATCGAGGCCGGCATGGACCGCGTGGAGGCGGCCCTGCAGGGCGCGCGCGAAGTGGGCTTCACGGTGCTGTCGATCAGCCTGTCGCTGGTGGCGGTGTTCATTCCGCTGCTGTTCATGGACGGGCAGGTGGGCCGGCTGTTCCGCGAGTTCGCGGTCACGCTGTCGGCCGCGGTGCTGATCTCGCTCGTCATCTCGCTCACCACCACGCCGATGATGTGCGCCTTGCTGCTGCGCCGCGAGCCCGTGCTCCCCGAAGGCACGCCGCCGAAGCGCCATGCCTGGCCGGTGCGCTGGGCCGAGGCGGGCTACGACTTCACGCTGCGCGGCTACGAGCGCAGCCTCGACTGGGCGCTCGCGAGCAAGGCGCTGGTGATGATGATCCTGGTGGTGGTGATCGGCCTCAACTACTACCTGTTCACCAAGGTGCCCAAGGGCTTCTTTCCGCAGCAGGACAACGGCCAGCTCAACGGCGGCCTGCGGGCCGACCAGAGCATTTCGTCCGAAGCGCTGGGCAACAAGTTGCGCGAGGCGGTCGACATCATCCGCAAGGACCCCGCGGTCGACACCGTGGTCGGCTTCGCGGGCGGCAGCCGGGCCGGCGGCGGCTTCATGTTCGTGAACCTGAAGCCGGTGAACCAGCGCGACGTCACCAGCCCGCAAGTCATCGCGCGCCTGCGCCCGCAGCTCGACCGGCTCACTGGCCTGCGCGTGTTCCTCGGCCAGGTGCAAGACCTGCGCATGGGCGGCCGGTCGAGCAATTCGACCTACCAGTACACGATCAAGAGCGACAATATCAAGGACCTGCGCCTGTGGGTCGGCAAGCTGACCGACCGGATGAAGCAGCGGCCCGAACTCACCGACATCGACAGCGACCAGTCCGACAACGGGGTGGAGAGCTACATCACGGTGGACCGCGACCGCGCATCGCAGCTGGGCCTCACCTCCGCCGCGATCGACAGCTCGCTCTACAACGCCTTCGGCCAGCGCTCGGTGGCGACGATCTACGACGAGCTCAACCAGTACAGCGTGATCATGGAGTGGGCACCGCGTTTTGCGCAGGGGCCGGTGGTGCTGAACGACCTGTACCTGCCGTCGAACCCGACCGCGACCAGCGGCACGGTGTTGACGACGACCTCGGCCAACCCGGGCCTGCGCGGCGCCTCGACCGGCGCGCCGCTCACCACCTCCGCCACCACGATGGTGCCGCTCGGCACGCTGGCCAAGGTGTCGGAGCGCGCCATCCCGACATCGATCTCGCACGACGGCGGTGAACTGTCGAGCACGATTTCGTTCGACCTGGCGCCGGGCGTCGCGATCGGCGATGCCCGAACCCTCATCGAACAGGCCACCGCCGATATCGCAATGCCGATCAACGTGCGCGGCAGCTTCAGCGGCACGGCCGCGAGCGCACAGGCGTCGCAAGGGCAACAGGCGTTCCTGATCGTCGCGGCGATCGTGGTGATCTACATCGTGCTCGGCGTGCTGTACGAGAGCCTGATCCACCCGATCACCGTGCTCACCACGCTGCCTTCCGCGGGCGTCGGTGCCGTGCTGGCGTTGATGCTGTTCCGGATGGACTTTTCGATCATTGCGCTGATCGGCGTGTTCCTGCTGATCGGCATCGTGAAGAAGAACGCGATCATGATCATCGACTTCGCGCTCGACGCCGAACGCGCGCGGGGCCTCTCCGCTGCCGAGGCGGTGCGCGAGGCCTGCATGCTGCGCTTCCGCCCGATCCTGATGACGACGATGGCCGCCGCGCTCGGTGCACTGCCGCTCGCCGTCGGATTCGGGCAGGGCGCCGAGCTGCGGCAGCCGCTCGGTGTCGCGATCATCGGCGGACTCATCGCGAGCCAGCTGCTCACGCTGCTGACCACACCCGTCGTCTATGTGCTGATGGACAAGTTGCGTCGCCCGACCTCGAACGAAAAACACCTGAGCCGCGCCGCCGGCGCCCAAGCATGA
- a CDS encoding PIN domain-containing protein — protein MRAIDTNVLVRLLVRDDPKQVETTEAFVGGSAWVSQLVLAETLRVLESVYDRTPAQLAAALEILLAHETLTLQDADTIGAALANFRQRPALGFSDCLVLEIALKAGHTPLGTFDKDLSKLTGAHRL, from the coding sequence ATGCGGGCGATTGACACCAACGTGCTGGTCCGCCTGCTGGTGCGCGATGACCCGAAGCAGGTCGAAACGACGGAAGCCTTTGTCGGCGGCAGCGCGTGGGTTTCGCAGCTGGTATTGGCCGAAACGCTGAGGGTTCTTGAATCGGTCTACGACCGCACGCCGGCCCAACTGGCCGCGGCGCTCGAAATACTGCTGGCGCACGAGACGCTGACACTGCAAGACGCCGACACGATCGGCGCAGCGCTTGCCAATTTCAGGCAGAGGCCGGCGCTTGGCTTTTCAGACTGCCTCGTTCTCGAAATCGCGCTCAAGGCGGGCCACACGCCGCTCGGCACATTTGACAAAGATTTGTCCAAGCTGACAGGTGCTCACCGCCTGTAG
- a CDS encoding GIY-YIG nuclease family protein yields MIRPQTIQIFLPAGDPRGMRVAEITTRIVRVIEVPRSQLADFLKLPEAQQVGVYFLMGELSETGLPRAYIGQSGNVGSRLVQQNQSKDFWNRALVVISLTNSMTQTHALFLEWLAIAEATKAGRYSLENGNAGSQPYTPAPLQADCHEIHETAATLLATLGQPIFEPLTNAPTAKGVTERFYCKGSGADGVGEYTAEGFVVLKGSRGRLENVASIQGTSSERFRQKLLEEGILAVDSSGVVLTRDYLFSSPSMAATALQGRTANGWLEWKDASGRTLDEAKRQVVAAAA; encoded by the coding sequence ATGATCCGTCCCCAAACCATTCAAATCTTTCTCCCGGCTGGTGACCCGCGCGGAATGCGCGTGGCTGAGATCACGACGCGCATCGTTCGCGTGATTGAGGTGCCGCGCAGCCAGTTGGCTGACTTCCTGAAGCTGCCTGAGGCACAGCAGGTAGGCGTTTACTTTTTGATGGGCGAGTTGTCGGAAACCGGATTGCCACGCGCCTACATCGGCCAGTCTGGCAACGTGGGCAGCCGACTCGTGCAGCAGAACCAGAGCAAAGACTTCTGGAACCGGGCGCTGGTGGTCATCTCCCTCACCAACAGCATGACGCAAACACATGCATTGTTTCTGGAGTGGCTTGCGATAGCAGAGGCGACCAAAGCCGGGCGCTACAGTCTTGAGAACGGCAATGCCGGCTCGCAGCCCTACACCCCCGCGCCGTTGCAAGCTGACTGCCATGAAATTCACGAGACTGCCGCCACCTTGCTGGCCACGCTGGGGCAGCCGATCTTTGAGCCGCTGACCAACGCTCCCACGGCTAAGGGTGTGACTGAACGCTTCTACTGCAAAGGATCAGGAGCCGACGGCGTGGGCGAGTACACCGCCGAGGGCTTTGTGGTGCTTAAAGGCTCACGAGGTCGACTGGAAAACGTGGCCTCCATCCAAGGCACATCCAGTGAGCGCTTCCGCCAAAAGTTACTCGAGGAAGGCATCCTTGCCGTCGACAGCAGTGGCGTGGTGCTCACCCGTGACTACCTATTTTCGAGTCCCAGCATGGCGGCCACCGCCTTGCAAGGCCGCACCGCCAACGGATGGTTAGAGTGGAAAGATGCTTCTGGCAGAACGCTGGACGAAGCGAAGCGGCAGGTGGTCGCTGCAGCTGCTTGA
- a CDS encoding DUF6622 family protein, with protein MLLQILTHTPHWVFGLFVFLVWLGAKQMMAGTVGLGRVTVMPIVMTGLSVYGVISVFGDSPAALACWAAAAVVVAALVLQRTLPASTRYDATTRQFHVAGSAVPLVLMMGIFFTKYVVGVMLAMHPETRHDATIAAVVPTLYGVFSGVFAGRAIRLWKLALRQDRDLSAARAV; from the coding sequence ATGCTGCTGCAAATCCTGACCCACACGCCCCACTGGGTGTTCGGCCTCTTCGTGTTCCTGGTCTGGCTTGGCGCCAAGCAAATGATGGCCGGCACCGTTGGCCTCGGCCGCGTCACGGTCATGCCGATCGTCATGACCGGCCTGTCGGTTTACGGCGTGATCTCGGTGTTCGGCGATTCGCCTGCGGCATTGGCCTGCTGGGCGGCGGCCGCGGTGGTCGTCGCCGCCCTCGTGCTGCAACGCACCCTGCCCGCCAGCACCCGCTACGACGCCACCACGCGCCAGTTCCATGTGGCCGGCAGTGCCGTCCCGCTCGTTTTGATGATGGGCATCTTCTTCACCAAGTACGTGGTCGGTGTGATGCTCGCGATGCACCCGGAAACGCGCCATGACGCGACCATTGCCGCCGTCGTGCCGACGCTCTACGGCGTGTTCTCCGGGGTGTTCGCCGGCCGCGCGATCCGCCTCTGGAAGCTGGCACTGCGGCAGGACCGCGACCTGAGCGCCGCCCGCGCCGTTTGA